In the genome of Clostridium cylindrosporum DSM 605, one region contains:
- a CDS encoding LTA synthase family protein gives MNSTQKILKNNLDILLFISIIFLKLISSNITLKLNGLSFYTIIGCLGSVLVLLGFSYFFTKRIRIPIFFVINIIVTLIIYIDNVYNRYFLDVTTIGLIKQLGITGEVKDSVFNLITIFDLLYILDLIILIPFYLKNKREITRGELKFNKRVISSISMLIIGFMLSALSVIGLAKMQVGILNSFYDKKAIVREVGLLNYHVLDINKYINNYMLKKSSITEDEKAQVEAFFENKNKTSLNNPKYNGIAKGKNLIVIQLEAFQSFVLNKKINGVEITPNLNKLAKESLNFKNYYFQTSLGGTSDAEFLSNTSLLPAREGSVYYQYAQNEYNSLPKSLKESGYYTAVMHANRPGFWNRQEMYKALGFDTFQSEKNYKIDDVKILGLSDKSFFRQNIEKLKSYPKPFYGFMISLTSHFSFRDEKNSLKDVMNVGEYEGSLVGDYIKTARYTDEALGQFLNDLKKEGLYDNTVIAIYGDHSAISSDKRDQLAKVVYGKETISEFEWQEAQKVVSMIHIPGSNLKGDVDSVAGQYDLYPTLANLFGFKTKVTLGQDLLNKSEGFVVTRAGNFVTDSVIYVKAEDKIYDRKTKKELNKKDYQKYFDKMNEYFTVTDKIIENNLIKVFN, from the coding sequence TTGAACTCTACACAAAAAATACTAAAGAACAATTTAGATATACTTTTATTTATATCTATAATCTTTTTAAAGCTTATATCTTCAAATATTACACTTAAACTAAATGGCCTTTCATTTTATACTATTATAGGGTGTTTAGGCTCAGTTTTAGTTTTATTAGGTTTTTCATATTTCTTTACTAAAAGAATTCGAATACCTATTTTCTTCGTGATTAATATAATCGTAACTTTAATTATTTATATAGACAATGTATACAATAGATACTTCTTAGATGTAACTACAATTGGGCTTATAAAGCAGCTTGGAATTACAGGAGAAGTTAAGGACAGTGTATTTAATCTTATAACGATATTTGACTTACTTTATATTTTAGACCTAATTATTTTAATTCCTTTTTATCTTAAGAATAAAAGAGAGATAACTAGGGGAGAGTTAAAGTTTAATAAAAGGGTAATATCATCTATATCTATGCTTATAATAGGCTTTATGTTATCCGCATTAAGCGTTATTGGACTTGCTAAGATGCAAGTTGGGATACTTAATAGCTTTTATGATAAAAAAGCAATTGTTAGAGAAGTTGGGCTTCTAAATTATCATGTTCTTGATATAAATAAATATATTAATAATTATATGCTAAAAAAATCTTCAATAACCGAGGATGAAAAGGCACAGGTAGAAGCATTTTTTGAAAATAAAAATAAGACAAGCTTAAATAATCCTAAATATAATGGAATAGCAAAGGGAAAAAATCTTATTGTTATTCAGCTTGAAGCTTTCCAAAGCTTTGTTTTAAATAAGAAGATAAATGGGGTAGAAATAACTCCTAATTTAAATAAGCTTGCTAAAGAAAGTTTAAACTTCAAGAATTATTATTTCCAAACCTCACTAGGAGGAACATCTGACGCTGAGTTTTTATCTAATACGTCACTTTTACCAGCAAGGGAAGGCTCTGTATATTATCAGTATGCACAAAACGAGTATAATTCTCTTCCTAAATCTTTAAAAGAAAGTGGATACTATACTGCTGTTATGCATGCAAATAGGCCAGGTTTTTGGAATAGACAAGAAATGTATAAGGCTCTTGGATTTGATACTTTTCAAAGTGAGAAAAACTATAAAATAGATGATGTGAAGATTCTTGGATTAAGTGATAAGTCATTTTTTAGACAAAATATAGAAAAGTTGAAATCATATCCAAAGCCATTTTATGGTTTTATGATATCTTTAACAAGTCATTTTTCTTTTAGAGATGAGAAAAACTCTCTAAAGGATGTTATGAATGTTGGGGAATATGAGGGTAGTTTAGTTGGTGACTATATAAAAACTGCTAGGTATACAGATGAAGCATTAGGACAATTTTTAAATGATCTGAAAAAAGAAGGACTATATGATAATACTGTAATAGCAATCTATGGGGATCATTCTGCTATATCATCTGATAAGAGAGATCAACTTGCAAAGGTAGTATATGGAAAAGAGACTATTTCAGAGTTTGAATGGCAAGAGGCTCAAAAGGTAGTATCAATGATTCACATACCAGGTAGTAATTTAAAAGGGGATGTGGACTCTGTAGCAGGACAGTACGACCTTTATCCTACACTTGCTAATCTATTTGGATTTAAAACAAAGGTAACCCTTGGACAAGACCTCTTAAATAAAAGTGAAGGTTTTGTAGTAACTAGAGCAGGAAACTTTGTAACAGATAGTGTTATTTATGTTAAGGCAGAGGATAAGATATATGATAGGAAAACAAAAAAGGAATTAAATAAAAAGGATTATCAAAAGTATTTTGATAAAATGAACGAGTATTTTACAGTCACAGATAAAATCATAGAAAATAATTTAATAAAAGTATTTAATTGA
- a CDS encoding zinc-ribbon domain-containing protein, with amino-acid sequence MADKTIVCKDCSKEFIFTEGEQAFYAEKGFENEPKRCPDCRRAKKNQSREF; translated from the coding sequence ATGGCAGACAAGACAATTGTATGCAAAGATTGCTCAAAGGAATTTATCTTCACTGAAGGAGAACAAGCGTTCTACGCAGAAAAAGGATTCGAAAATGAACCTAAGAGATGCCCTGATTGTAGAAGAGCTAAGAAAAACCAAAGTAGAGAATTTTAA
- a CDS encoding DMT family transporter: MIGIIFSIVAGALMSFQGVFNTRLNERIGIWEASAFVHGTALIVSILALLFVANGDFRKIVEVDKLYLTGGIIGALITFTVIKGVSLLGPTCAVSTILVAQLLTAAAIDKFTLFGTAPVEFGLSKFIGVGIMIIGIIIFKCKG; this comes from the coding sequence ATGATTGGTATTATTTTTTCTATTGTAGCTGGAGCACTTATGAGTTTCCAAGGAGTTTTTAATACTCGTCTAAACGAGAGAATAGGTATTTGGGAAGCAAGTGCATTTGTTCATGGAACTGCACTAATTGTTTCTATTTTAGCTTTACTTTTCGTAGCAAATGGTGACTTTAGAAAGATTGTTGAAGTAGATAAATTATACTTAACAGGTGGTATTATTGGTGCCTTAATAACATTTACAGTTATAAAGGGTGTATCACTACTTGGGCCTACCTGTGCAGTTTCTACAATTTTAGTTGCGCAGCTTTTAACAGCTGCAGCAATTGATAAGTTTACTTTATTTGGAACTGCTCCTGTTGAGTTTGGGTTATCTAAATTTATAGGCGTTGGAATAATGATTATTGGAATTATTATTTTCAAGTGCAAAGGATAA
- the folK gene encoding 2-amino-4-hydroxy-6-hydroxymethyldihydropteridine diphosphokinase: protein MNKAYIAFGSNIGDRHKAVEDAFVMIEQRGMRITAKSKMYETEPYGYTDQPPFLNGAIEVETHLNCRETLKALLDIENDIGRVRLIRWGPRIIDLDILMFNDEVHDEEDLKVPHTDMVNRQFVLEPLNDICPDKIHPLLNVTIRDLLENLKK from the coding sequence ATGAATAAAGCATATATAGCATTTGGAAGCAACATAGGAGATAGACATAAAGCAGTGGAAGATGCCTTTGTAATGATTGAGCAAAGAGGTATGAGAATTACGGCTAAATCTAAAATGTATGAAACAGAGCCATACGGTTATACAGATCAACCTCCTTTTTTAAACGGAGCTATAGAGGTTGAAACTCATTTAAATTGCAGGGAAACCCTAAAAGCGCTTCTAGACATAGAAAATGATATAGGAAGAGTTAGACTTATTAGATGGGGACCTAGAATTATTGATCTTGATATACTTATGTTTAATGATGAAGTACACGACGAAGAAGATTTAAAAGTTCCACATACAGATATGGTTAATAGACAATTTGTTTTGGAGCCTCTTAATGATATTTGTCCTGATAAGATTCATCCACTTCTTAATGTAACAATAAGAGATTTACTAGAAAATTTAAAGAAGTAG
- a CDS encoding (2Fe-2S)-binding protein → MKVTLNINGKDHNLEIKPHDYILDVLRKIGCHSVRRGCETSSCSVCTILMDGKPIHSCSTFAARCEGHKIVTVEGAGEEGKRFAEIIVESGVDQCGYCSPGFILTVLGMKNELKNPTDDEIKHYLVNNLCRCTGYEGQLRAIRKFLEEVK, encoded by the coding sequence ATGAAAGTTACTTTAAATATAAATGGGAAAGATCATAATTTAGAAATTAAACCACATGACTACATTCTTGATGTATTAAGAAAAATTGGATGCCATAGTGTAAGACGTGGATGTGAAACATCATCATGTAGTGTATGTACTATTCTTATGGATGGAAAGCCTATTCACTCATGTTCAACCTTTGCAGCTAGATGTGAAGGCCACAAGATAGTAACTGTTGAAGGCGCAGGAGAAGAAGGAAAAAGATTTGCAGAAATAATAGTAGAGTCAGGTGTTGACCAATGTGGATATTGTAGCCCAGGGTTTATATTAACTGTTCTTGGAATGAAAAACGAACTTAAAAATCCTACAGATGATGAAATAAAGCATTATCTTGTAAATAACCTTTGTAGATGTACAGGATATGAAGGTCAATTAAGAGCAATTAGAAAGTTCTTAGAGGAGGTAAAATAA
- the mnmA gene encoding tRNA 2-thiouridine(34) synthase MnmA — MKDKKDIKVVVGMSGGVDSSVSALLLKEQGYDVIGIFMKNWDEKNEDGVCTVEEDYDDVRAVCDQIGIPYYTVTFVKEYWDRVFTYFLEEYKKGRTPNPDVMCNKEIKFKAFLDHAMKIGADYIAMGHYAQVENRDGEYCLIRGKDNNKDQTYFLCELTQEQLSKTMFPIGHLEKKEVREIATKAGLKTASKKDSTGVCFIGERNFREFLSNYLPAKPGNIKSLDGKVLGKHYGLMNYTLGQRKGLGIGGAGEPWFVVDKNLATNTLYVVQGEDNPLLLSFGLVAKDINWINKSQDENEFNSTAKFRYRQPDQGVKVKPITKDTALVIFDEPQRAITPGQAVVFYDGDKCLGGGFIDAYFKTERDLQEYIEKI, encoded by the coding sequence ATGAAAGATAAGAAGGATATTAAGGTTGTTGTGGGAATGTCAGGTGGAGTAGATTCATCGGTTTCAGCACTTCTTTTAAAGGAGCAAGGATACGACGTCATAGGTATATTCATGAAAAACTGGGACGAAAAAAATGAAGATGGTGTTTGTACAGTTGAAGAAGATTATGATGATGTAAGAGCTGTATGTGATCAAATTGGGATACCATATTATACCGTAACCTTTGTCAAAGAGTATTGGGATAGGGTTTTTACTTACTTCCTTGAAGAGTATAAAAAAGGAAGAACACCTAATCCAGATGTTATGTGTAATAAGGAAATAAAGTTTAAGGCTTTTTTAGATCATGCTATGAAAATAGGAGCAGACTACATAGCTATGGGACACTATGCCCAAGTTGAAAACAGAGATGGAGAATACTGTCTTATAAGAGGTAAGGATAATAACAAGGATCAAACATATTTTTTATGTGAATTAACACAGGAACAGCTTTCTAAAACAATGTTTCCAATTGGACATCTTGAGAAAAAGGAAGTTAGAGAAATTGCTACAAAGGCAGGACTTAAAACGGCCTCTAAAAAGGACAGTACAGGGGTATGCTTTATAGGAGAGAGGAACTTTAGAGAGTTTTTATCGAATTATCTTCCAGCAAAACCAGGAAACATAAAAAGTTTAGATGGTAAAGTTTTGGGAAAACATTATGGGCTTATGAATTATACACTAGGACAGAGAAAAGGCCTTGGAATAGGTGGAGCAGGTGAGCCATGGTTTGTTGTAGATAAAAATCTTGCTACAAATACCCTATATGTTGTTCAAGGTGAAGATAATCCATTATTATTATCCTTTGGATTAGTAGCTAAGGATATAAACTGGATTAATAAGTCCCAAGATGAAAATGAATTTAACTCTACTGCTAAGTTTAGATATAGACAGCCAGATCAGGGAGTGAAAGTAAAACCTATAACTAAGGATACAGCATTAGTTATTTTTGATGAACCACAAAGGGCTATAACTCCAGGTCAAGCAGTTGTATTTTATGATGGAGATAAATGTCTTGGTGGAGGTTTTATAGACGCATACTTTAAGACTGAAAGAGATCTTCAAGAATATATAGAAAAAATATAA
- the queD gene encoding 6-carboxytetrahydropterin synthase QueD, with protein sequence MILIKEFEFDAAHNLVKYHGKCERLHGHTYKLIVKIEGEPGEEDMVFDFVELKRIVKAKVIDKLDHYYLNDIIEQPTAENIAKYVWNELVDEIKRDNCKLFEIEIWETKTSGLIYRG encoded by the coding sequence ATGATACTAATAAAAGAGTTTGAATTTGATGCTGCACATAACTTGGTAAAATATCATGGTAAATGTGAAAGATTACATGGGCATACTTATAAGTTAATTGTGAAGATTGAAGGAGAACCAGGTGAAGAAGATATGGTTTTTGACTTCGTTGAGCTTAAGAGAATAGTAAAAGCTAAAGTAATAGATAAGTTAGACCATTATTATTTAAATGATATTATAGAACAGCCAACAGCAGAAAACATAGCAAAATATGTATGGAATGAACTAGTTGATGAAATAAAAAGAGATAATTGTAAATTATTTGAAATAGAAATATGGGAAACTAAAACTAGTGGCCTAATATATAGGGGGTAA
- a CDS encoding FAD binding domain-containing protein: MTIGEYKKPTSAKEAYELMTSKKGSVLIGGGAFVHLTPRHIGLAIDLSDTGLDYIKETDDAIEIGAMATLRDIEVNGILKGYFDNVLSKSVESIVGLQLRNSAAVGATVYSRYGFSDFITALRVLDTKVVLHNGGEISLDEFIESKREKDLLEKIIIKKEDLRASFQMMRNSIADYAILNVAVSKSGNKFKIAVGARPVIAEFPLKAMEYINSNEVNEETADMAGKIASEELKFGNNGLGSSEYRRHLCRALVKSAILEVL; this comes from the coding sequence ATGACAATAGGTGAATACAAAAAGCCTACAAGTGCTAAGGAGGCATATGAACTTATGACTTCCAAAAAAGGTTCAGTATTAATAGGAGGAGGGGCTTTTGTTCATCTTACTCCTAGACATATTGGACTTGCAATTGATTTATCAGATACAGGACTTGATTATATTAAGGAAACTGATGATGCAATTGAAATTGGGGCAATGGCAACATTAAGAGACATTGAGGTAAATGGTATTTTAAAGGGATATTTTGATAATGTACTATCAAAGTCTGTTGAGAGTATTGTAGGTCTTCAATTAAGAAATTCAGCAGCTGTTGGTGCAACAGTTTATTCAAGGTATGGATTTTCAGACTTTATAACAGCTCTAAGAGTTTTAGACACTAAAGTAGTTCTTCATAATGGGGGAGAAATATCACTAGATGAATTTATCGAATCAAAAAGAGAAAAGGACTTACTTGAAAAGATTATCATTAAAAAAGAAGATTTAAGAGCATCTTTTCAAATGATGAGAAATTCAATAGCTGATTATGCAATTTTAAATGTTGCAGTTTCAAAATCAGGAAACAAATTCAAAATTGCAGTAGGTGCAAGACCAGTTATTGCAGAGTTTCCATTAAAGGCAATGGAATATATAAACTCTAATGAAGTAAATGAAGAAACAGCTGATATGGCAGGTAAAATTGCATCAGAAGAACTTAAATTTGGAAATAATGGCTTAGGTTCAAGCGAATATAGAAGGCATCTTTGTAGAGCGCTTGTAAAGTCAGCAATACTGGAGGTGCTATAG
- the folE2 gene encoding GTP cyclohydrolase FolE2 yields MKDVQSQKDTRNIALKKVGINDLKWPIKVLDKTSGEQTTVSTMDLSVYLPHDQRGTHMSRFVEVIKEAPQFSPKGLEEMLKHLVERLEAKTGHCRIAFDYFVTKASPVTGIMAPYDVQCCFDAEYSVETGFKFILEVAVPATTLCPCSKEISEFGAHNQRAIIKMKIEMDKLIWIEDLVKIAEESASSPIFTLLKRQDEKWVTEQAYLNPRFVEDVARETAARLEAYEGITWYSTYVESIESIHNHNAFAYTEKGCTL; encoded by the coding sequence ATGAAGGACGTACAAAGCCAAAAGGATACGAGAAACATAGCATTAAAGAAGGTAGGTATAAATGATTTAAAGTGGCCTATTAAGGTTCTGGATAAAACATCAGGAGAGCAAACAACAGTATCTACTATGGATTTATCTGTTTATCTACCACATGACCAAAGAGGAACTCATATGAGTAGATTTGTTGAAGTTATTAAAGAAGCTCCACAATTCTCACCTAAGGGTCTTGAAGAAATGCTAAAACACTTAGTAGAAAGATTAGAAGCTAAAACAGGACACTGTAGAATCGCATTTGATTACTTTGTAACAAAGGCTTCTCCTGTGACTGGAATAATGGCACCATATGATGTTCAATGTTGCTTTGATGCAGAATATTCAGTAGAAACTGGATTTAAGTTTATTTTAGAAGTAGCAGTACCTGCAACAACACTTTGTCCTTGTTCAAAGGAAATTAGTGAATTTGGAGCGCATAACCAAAGAGCTATTATTAAGATGAAGATTGAAATGGATAAGCTAATTTGGATTGAAGACCTTGTAAAGATAGCTGAAGAAAGTGCAAGTTCTCCAATATTTACTCTACTTAAGAGACAAGATGAAAAGTGGGTAACTGAACAAGCATACCTAAACCCAAGATTTGTTGAAGACGTTGCACGTGAAACAGCTGCAAGACTTGAAGCTTATGAGGGAATTACTTGGTACAGCACTTATGTTGAAAGTATAGAAAGTATTCATAACCACAATGCATTTGCATACACAGAAAAAGGTTGTACTTTATAG
- a CDS encoding nucleotidyltransferase family protein: MEVEGIVLAAGLSTRTGDNYKMSLDIDGKSIIERCIEGMYDVCSKIIVVGGHRIEEIHSILSRYNKVKVVYNENYRDGMFSSVKEGVRHITKERFFFTPGDYPIINKNTYNAILKIDSDIVIPRFNERKGHPILIKSYLIEDLLNNCNYTSLRDFVRSKYAIIIDVNDSGVLKDVDTMEDYDSVMKIVLDNKENMIKKLQITI; this comes from the coding sequence ATGGAAGTAGAGGGAATTGTTTTAGCCGCTGGTTTATCAACAAGAACAGGTGACAATTATAAAATGTCATTAGATATAGATGGGAAATCTATTATAGAAAGATGTATAGAGGGGATGTATGATGTTTGCTCTAAAATAATCGTTGTAGGAGGACATCGTATAGAAGAAATACACTCGATTCTAAGTAGATATAATAAGGTTAAGGTTGTTTACAATGAGAATTATAGAGATGGAATGTTTAGTTCTGTAAAAGAAGGGGTAAGGCATATTACAAAGGAGCGTTTTTTCTTTACTCCAGGGGACTACCCAATAATCAATAAAAACACATACAATGCCATATTAAAGATTGATTCAGATATTGTTATTCCAAGGTTTAATGAAAGAAAAGGACATCCAATTTTGATAAAAAGCTATTTGATAGAAGACTTACTTAACAATTGTAATTATACTAGTTTAAGAGATTTTGTGAGAAGTAAATATGCAATAATTATAGATGTAAATGATTCTGGAGTATTAAAAGATGTTGATACTATGGAGGACTACGATTCTGTTATGAAAATTGTATTAGATAATAAAGAAAATATGATTAAGAAATTACAAATAACTATATGA
- a CDS encoding xanthine dehydrogenase family protein molybdopterin-binding subunit, translated as MKEVTRSLPKVDGLGLVLGKPVYTDDLADPNALVVKILRSPHAFAKIKSINTEIAKKVPGIECILTHHDVPKVRYTRAGQAYPETSPQDTLILDEYVRYVGDDVAIIAGVDEECVEKAKKLIKVEYEVLEPILDLEKAEGNSIIIHPEDDCECLVDVGYDPTKNIVCKLKYDHGDIEKVFAESDLVLDRTYYTQSSHQGFMETFRSATHIDEHGRLVVISSTQVPFHVRRSLAKALEMPIGKIRIIKPRIGGGYGGKQSGNSEYYPALVTMKTGKSAKIIFTREETFEAGLPRIPMRLDIKVGANKDGRITAIDLKAVGSAGAYGEHANSILFATVMKVLNLYNKIDAGRYVGTGVYTNTVPTGAFRGFGATQGVFALENTVNEIADILKMDPTVIHDKNMIKKGEKTIKFRCNGIENRGPDEVMQSCGLEYCVKRGKELIGWDEKFPGKQVGPNKFRGVGMAIARQGSGVPYQDMGSATLKFNDDGSFMLFIGATDLGTGSDTILSQICAEAIGVETENIAVLSSDTDLTPFDSGAYASSTTYVSGNAVKKTGEKMRSMIMEEAARVLNVPLSTITFEDGVISVEGTSHSITLGNLAKTLMYAQKQLVASDSYVGHKSPPPYIAGFAEVEVDTTTGKVFLENFVGVLDIGTPINPLLAKIQAEGGILHGIGMALHEEVRTSSTGKMQTNTFMTYKVPTRKDFGKIITEFDDSYEPTGPYGAKSVGEVGLNTSSPAIREAIYNAVGVRVNSIPITPEKVLMALKEKEAK; from the coding sequence ATGAAAGAGGTAACTAGAAGTCTTCCAAAAGTAGATGGTTTAGGGTTAGTCCTTGGGAAACCTGTTTATACAGATGATTTAGCAGATCCAAATGCACTTGTTGTAAAAATTTTAAGAAGCCCACATGCATTTGCAAAAATAAAATCAATAAACACTGAAATTGCTAAGAAAGTTCCAGGAATTGAATGTATATTAACTCATCATGATGTACCAAAGGTTAGATATACAAGAGCTGGACAAGCTTATCCAGAAACATCACCACAGGACACACTAATATTAGATGAGTATGTACGTTATGTTGGAGATGACGTTGCAATAATTGCAGGGGTAGATGAGGAATGTGTTGAAAAGGCTAAAAAACTTATAAAAGTTGAATATGAAGTTTTAGAGCCAATTCTTGACCTTGAAAAAGCTGAAGGAAATTCTATAATAATACATCCAGAGGATGACTGTGAGTGTCTTGTAGACGTAGGTTATGACCCTACAAAAAATATAGTATGTAAACTTAAATATGATCATGGAGATATAGAGAAAGTTTTTGCTGAAAGCGATCTTGTACTTGATAGAACATATTATACACAATCTTCTCATCAAGGTTTTATGGAAACATTTAGAAGTGCTACACATATAGATGAACATGGTAGATTAGTTGTAATATCTTCAACACAAGTACCTTTTCATGTTAGAAGATCTCTTGCAAAAGCTCTAGAGATGCCAATCGGTAAAATCAGAATAATAAAACCAAGAATCGGTGGAGGATATGGTGGAAAGCAATCTGGTAATTCAGAATACTATCCAGCATTAGTTACTATGAAAACTGGAAAGTCAGCTAAAATTATCTTCACAAGGGAAGAAACCTTTGAAGCTGGACTTCCAAGAATACCAATGAGATTAGATATTAAGGTTGGAGCAAATAAAGACGGTAGAATTACAGCAATTGATCTTAAGGCTGTTGGTAGTGCAGGAGCCTATGGAGAACATGCAAACTCTATACTATTTGCAACTGTTATGAAGGTTTTAAACCTTTATAATAAAATAGATGCAGGTAGATACGTAGGAACAGGGGTGTATACAAACACTGTACCTACAGGAGCGTTTAGAGGATTTGGAGCAACTCAAGGTGTATTTGCCCTTGAAAATACTGTAAATGAAATTGCTGATATATTAAAAATGGATCCTACAGTAATTCACGATAAGAACATGATTAAAAAGGGAGAAAAAACGATTAAATTTAGATGTAATGGGATTGAAAATAGAGGCCCAGATGAAGTAATGCAAAGTTGTGGACTTGAGTACTGTGTTAAAAGAGGTAAGGAACTTATAGGATGGGATGAAAAGTTCCCAGGAAAACAAGTAGGTCCTAACAAATTCCGTGGAGTTGGTATGGCTATAGCAAGACAAGGTTCTGGCGTACCATACCAAGATATGGGCTCAGCCACATTAAAGTTTAATGATGATGGTTCATTTATGTTATTTATTGGTGCCACTGATTTAGGTACAGGAAGTGACACTATTCTTTCACAAATTTGTGCTGAGGCAATTGGTGTTGAAACAGAAAATATTGCAGTTTTATCATCGGATACTGACCTTACACCATTTGACAGTGGAGCCTATGCATCAAGTACAACATATGTATCAGGTAATGCAGTTAAGAAAACTGGAGAGAAAATGAGAAGTATGATAATGGAAGAAGCTGCAAGGGTTCTTAATGTTCCACTATCAACAATTACCTTCGAAGATGGAGTAATAAGTGTTGAGGGAACAAGTCATAGCATAACTCTAGGAAATCTTGCAAAGACGCTTATGTATGCACAAAAGCAATTGGTTGCAAGTGATTCATATGTAGGTCACAAATCACCACCACCATATATTGCTGGGTTTGCAGAAGTAGAAGTTGACACTACTACAGGAAAGGTATTCCTTGAAAACTTTGTAGGAGTTCTAGATATAGGAACACCTATTAATCCACTTCTTGCGAAAATACAAGCAGAAGGGGGTATACTTCATGGAATAGGAATGGCTCTACATGAAGAAGTTAGAACAAGTAGTACAGGAAAGATGCAAACAAATACCTTTATGACTTATAAGGTACCTACTAGAAAGGACTTTGGAAAAATTATTACTGAATTTGATGATAGTTATGAACCAACTGGTCCTTATGGAGCAAAGTCTGTTGGAGAAGTAGGGCTTAATACATCTTCGCCAGCTATTAGAGAAGCTATCTATAATGCAGTAGGAGTAAGAGTAAATTCTATACCTATAACACCTGAAAAGGTACTTATGGCCCTTAAGGAAAAGGAAGCAAAATAA
- the folP gene encoding dihydropteroate synthase: MRKNITLKDGKVYNFDNMKIMGILNATHNSFYEESRVSSLSSAVEKAKEMIANGADILDIGGESTKPGSDPVDVDEEIQRVVPLIKEIRKVNKDVLISVDTYRAKTAEEAIKAGADIINDISGLTFDDRMADVVRDYDVPVIIMHIKGTPKDMQQNPQYDDVVKEMKEFFRDRIDYAISKGIKEDKIMLDPGIGFGKLYEHNIEAMKKIEEFYEFDMPILLAVSRKTTIGVALGNLPPEERLEGTMAITCYAALKGIEMIRVHDVLENYRAARMAEVLRNE; encoded by the coding sequence ATGAGAAAAAACATCACATTAAAAGATGGAAAAGTATATAATTTTGATAATATGAAGATAATGGGCATACTTAATGCTACCCATAACTCCTTCTATGAGGAATCAAGAGTTTCATCATTAAGCTCAGCTGTAGAAAAAGCTAAGGAAATGATAGCAAATGGTGCAGATATACTTGATATAGGTGGAGAATCTACAAAACCAGGTTCTGATCCTGTTGATGTAGATGAGGAGATACAAAGAGTAGTTCCCCTTATTAAAGAAATCAGAAAAGTTAATAAAGATGTTTTAATTTCTGTAGACACATATAGAGCAAAAACAGCTGAGGAAGCAATTAAAGCAGGAGCAGATATTATAAATGATATTAGTGGTCTTACATTTGATGATAGGATGGCTGATGTTGTTAGAGATTATGATGTACCTGTAATAATAATGCATATCAAGGGAACTCCAAAGGATATGCAACAAAATCCTCAATATGATGATGTTGTTAAAGAAATGAAGGAGTTTTTTAGAGATAGAATAGATTATGCAATCTCTAAAGGAATAAAAGAAGATAAAATAATGCTTGATCCAGGAATAGGGTTTGGTAAATTATATGAACATAATATTGAAGCAATGAAGAAAATAGAAGAATTTTATGAATTTGATATGCCTATTCTTCTTGCTGTATCAAGAAAAACTACTATTGGTGTAGCACTTGGTAATTTACCACCTGAGGAAAGACTAGAAGGAACTATGGCAATAACATGTTATGCAGCTTTAAAGGGAATTGAAATGATTAGAGTGCATGATGTTTTGGAAAATTATAGAGCTGCTAGAATGGCTGAGGTATTAAGAAATGAATAA